A part of Streptomyces sp. NBC_00557 genomic DNA contains:
- the glyA gene encoding serine hydroxymethyltransferase → MSVTPTLETDVLRKQDPAMAEILLAELHRQSTTLQLIAAENFCSPAVLAALGSPLANKYAEGYPGARHHGGCELADVAERAAVDRAKELFGADHANVQPHSGSSAVLAAYAALLRPGDTVLALGLHYGGHLTHGSPANFSGRWFDFVGYGVDAETGLIDHDQVRHLARNHRPKAIVCGSIAYPRHIDYAFFREVADEVGAYLIADAAHPIGLVAGGAAPNPVPYADLVCATTHKVLRGPRGGMILCGSPELAERVDRAVFPFTQGGAQMHTIAAKAVAFGEAATPAFAAYARQVIANARVLAGHLAAEGLTVVTGGTDTHLIVADPAPLGVEGRTARGRLLAAGLVMDCCALPHGDGRGLRLGTAAVTTQGMGEPEMVRIAALTAAVLRGETEPAAAREEVRGLTAAFPPYPA, encoded by the coding sequence ATGTCGGTCACCCCCACCCTCGAGACCGACGTCCTGCGGAAACAGGACCCGGCGATGGCCGAGATCCTCCTGGCCGAGCTGCACCGGCAGTCGACCACCCTGCAGCTGATCGCCGCCGAGAACTTCTGCTCGCCGGCCGTCCTCGCCGCCCTCGGCTCGCCGCTCGCCAACAAGTACGCCGAGGGCTATCCCGGCGCCCGCCACCACGGTGGCTGCGAACTCGCCGACGTCGCCGAGCGCGCCGCCGTCGACCGCGCCAAGGAACTGTTCGGCGCCGACCACGCCAACGTCCAGCCCCACTCGGGCTCCTCGGCCGTCCTGGCCGCCTACGCCGCCCTGCTGCGCCCCGGCGACACCGTCCTCGCCCTCGGCCTGCACTACGGCGGCCACCTCACCCACGGCTCGCCCGCGAACTTCTCCGGCCGCTGGTTCGACTTCGTCGGCTACGGCGTGGACGCGGAGACCGGGCTCATCGATCACGACCAGGTGCGTCACCTGGCCCGGAACCACCGGCCGAAGGCGATCGTGTGCGGTTCGATCGCCTATCCCCGGCACATCGACTACGCCTTCTTCCGCGAGGTCGCCGACGAGGTCGGGGCCTATCTGATCGCCGACGCCGCCCACCCCATCGGGCTGGTCGCGGGCGGCGCGGCGCCGAACCCGGTGCCGTACGCCGACCTCGTGTGCGCGACCACCCACAAGGTGCTGCGCGGCCCGCGCGGCGGGATGATCCTGTGCGGTTCCCCCGAACTGGCCGAGCGCGTCGACCGGGCGGTGTTCCCGTTCACCCAGGGCGGTGCGCAGATGCACACGATCGCCGCGAAGGCCGTCGCGTTCGGCGAGGCGGCGACACCGGCCTTCGCCGCGTACGCCCGTCAGGTGATCGCCAACGCGCGCGTGCTGGCCGGTCACCTGGCCGCGGAGGGCCTCACCGTGGTCACCGGCGGCACCGACACCCACCTGATCGTCGCCGATCCGGCCCCGCTCGGCGTGGAGGGCCGCACCGCCCGCGGCCGGCTCCTGGCGGCCGGACTGGTCATGGACTGCTGCGCGCTGCCGCACGGCGACGGCCGGGGCCTCAGGCTCGGCACGGCGGCGGTGACCACGCAGGGCATGGGGGAGCCGGAGATGGTGCGGATCGCCGCGCTGACGGCGGCCGTGCTGCGCGGGGAGACCGAGCCGGCCGCGGCCCGGGAGGAGGTGCGCGGTCTCACCGCCGCTTTTCCGCCGTATCCGGCCTGA
- a CDS encoding MraY family glycosyltransferase — MREYLLTLCITAAVTYLLTGPVRKFAIVAGAMPEIRARDVHREPTPRLGGIAMFFGLCAGLLVADHLTNLNEVFAKSNEPRALLSGAALIWLIGVLDDKFEIDALIKLGGQMIAAGVMVVQGLTILWLPIPGVGNVALTQWQGTLLTVALVVITINAVNFVDGLDGLAAGMVCIAAGAFFLYAYRIWYSYGIEAAAPATLFAAILMGMCLGFLPHNMHPARIFMGDSGSMLIGLVLAAGAISITGQLDPDALGLYVGSERAAVHATVPVYIPLLLPLTIIAVPAADLVLAIVRRTWRGQSPFAADRGHLHHRLLEIGHSHSRAVLIMYFWSALIAFGALAYSVNSASMWIVLGVVFLSAIGLVLLLLPRFTPRVPVWAQRFVPPRYRPRRRAAGAAVAMESGEQQQTQETARRAPVTAGVSGVNGATALGARSRFVDRD; from the coding sequence GTGCGTGAATACCTGCTGACGCTCTGCATCACGGCCGCGGTGACGTACCTGCTGACCGGGCCGGTACGCAAGTTCGCGATCGTGGCCGGGGCGATGCCGGAGATCCGGGCCCGTGACGTGCACCGGGAACCCACTCCGCGGCTCGGCGGTATCGCCATGTTCTTCGGCCTGTGCGCGGGCCTGCTGGTCGCGGACCACCTCACCAACCTCAACGAGGTCTTCGCGAAGTCGAACGAGCCGCGCGCCCTGCTCTCCGGCGCGGCCCTGATCTGGCTGATCGGCGTCCTGGACGACAAGTTCGAGATCGACGCGCTGATCAAGCTGGGCGGCCAGATGATCGCCGCGGGCGTGATGGTGGTCCAGGGTCTGACGATCCTGTGGCTGCCCATCCCCGGTGTCGGCAACGTGGCGCTGACCCAGTGGCAGGGCACGCTGCTGACCGTGGCGCTCGTCGTCATCACGATCAACGCGGTGAACTTCGTGGACGGCCTGGACGGCCTGGCAGCGGGCATGGTGTGCATCGCGGCCGGCGCGTTCTTCCTGTACGCCTACCGGATCTGGTACTCGTACGGCATCGAGGCCGCCGCCCCGGCCACCCTGTTCGCGGCGATCCTGATGGGCATGTGCCTGGGCTTCCTGCCGCACAACATGCATCCCGCGCGGATCTTCATGGGCGACTCGGGTTCGATGCTGATCGGCCTGGTGCTGGCGGCGGGCGCGATCTCGATCACGGGTCAGCTGGACCCGGACGCGCTGGGCCTGTACGTGGGTTCCGAGAGGGCCGCTGTGCACGCGACGGTCCCGGTCTACATCCCGCTGCTGCTGCCGCTGACGATCATCGCCGTGCCCGCCGCCGACCTCGTGCTGGCGATCGTCCGGCGCACCTGGCGCGGCCAGTCGCCGTTCGCGGCCGACCGCGGGCATCTGCACCACCGGCTGCTGGAGATCGGCCACTCGCACAGCCGGGCCGTGCTGATCATGTACTTCTGGTCGGCGCTGATCGCCTTCGGCGCGCTGGCGTACTCGGTCAACTCCGCCTCGATGTGGATCGTGCTCGGCGTGGTCTTCCTCAGCGCTATCGGTCTGGTCCTGCTGCTGCTTCCGCGCTTCACGCCGCGGGTGCCGGTGTGGGCGCAGCGGTTCGTGCCGCCGCGCTACCGGCCGCGGCGCCGGGCGGCCGGGGCGGCTGTGGCCATGGAGTCCGGCGAGCAGCAGCAGACGCAGGAGACCGCTCGCCGGGCTCCGGTCACGGCCGGGGTCTCGGGCGTCAACGGAGCGACGGCGCTGGGCGCCCGTTCGCGTTTTGTTGACCGTGACTGA
- a CDS encoding arsenate reductase/protein-tyrosine-phosphatase family protein, whose amino-acid sequence MTAPEAGRGIGTGESAAEQTTTFGFPRDTFRILHVSTGNVCRSPITERLTRHFVAERLGVLGGGLIVESAGTWGHEGAPMEANAETVLAEFGADASGFFGRELLDEHVIKADLVLTATRDHRAQVISMGHSAGLRTFTLKEFTRLVRAIDPATLPPLEDGVVMRARALVRAAAALRGWLLAPTAEADEVHDPYGAPLPFFRSIGDEIREALDPVVTALTGVPART is encoded by the coding sequence TTGACGGCCCCTGAGGCGGGGCGTGGCATAGGCACCGGGGAGAGCGCGGCGGAACAGACGACGACGTTCGGCTTTCCGCGCGACACCTTCCGCATCCTCCACGTCAGCACCGGCAACGTGTGCCGCTCGCCCATCACCGAGCGGCTGACCCGCCATTTCGTCGCGGAGCGGCTCGGCGTGCTCGGCGGCGGGCTGATCGTGGAGAGCGCGGGCACCTGGGGCCACGAGGGCGCTCCGATGGAGGCGAACGCGGAGACCGTGCTGGCCGAGTTCGGCGCGGACGCCTCCGGGTTCTTCGGCCGGGAGCTGCTGGACGAGCACGTGATCAAGGCCGACCTGGTGCTGACGGCCACCCGCGACCACCGCGCCCAGGTCATCTCCATGGGGCACTCGGCGGGCCTGCGCACCTTCACCCTGAAGGAGTTCACCCGGCTGGTCCGCGCCATAGACCCCGCCACGCTCCCGCCGCTGGAGGACGGCGTGGTCATGCGCGCACGGGCCCTGGTCCGCGCGGCCGCCGCTCTACGCGGGTGGCTCCTGGCCCCGACGGCCGAGGCGGACGAGGTGCACGACCCGTACGGGGCGCCGCTGCCCTTCTTCCGGTCCATCGGCGACGAGATACGCGAGGCGCTGGACCCGGTGGTGACGGCCCTGACGGGGGTACCGGCGCGGACGTAG
- a CDS encoding L-threonylcarbamoyladenylate synthase encodes MARRYDTNDATDRATGLREAASAVRRGELVVLPTDTVYGIGADAFSSEAVADLLAAKGRGRTMPTPVLIGSPNTLHGLVTDFSEQAWELVDAFWPGALTLVARHQPSLQWDLGDTRGTVAVRMPLHPVAIELLTEVGPMAVSSANLTGHPAPEDCDAAQEMLGDSVSVYLDGGPIPGNVPSSIVDVSREVPLLLREGAISPEELRKVVPDLEVAN; translated from the coding sequence ATGGCACGGCGATACGACACCAACGACGCGACCGACCGCGCGACGGGTCTGCGCGAGGCCGCGTCCGCCGTCCGCCGGGGCGAGCTGGTGGTGCTGCCGACCGACACGGTGTACGGCATCGGCGCCGACGCGTTCTCCTCGGAGGCGGTCGCCGACCTGCTCGCCGCCAAGGGCCGGGGCCGCACCATGCCCACCCCCGTCCTCATCGGCTCCCCGAACACGCTGCACGGCCTCGTCACGGACTTCTCCGAGCAGGCCTGGGAACTGGTCGACGCGTTCTGGCCGGGCGCCCTCACGCTCGTCGCCAGGCACCAGCCGTCCCTGCAGTGGGACCTGGGCGACACCCGGGGCACGGTGGCCGTCCGCATGCCGCTGCACCCGGTCGCCATCGAACTGCTCACCGAGGTCGGCCCGATGGCCGTCTCCTCCGCCAACCTCACCGGCCACCCGGCGCCGGAGGACTGCGACGCCGCCCAGGAGATGCTCGGCGACTCCGTCTCCGTCTACCTCGACGGCGGCCCGATCCCGGGCAACGTGCCCTCCTCCATCGTGGACGTCTCCCGCGAGGTGCCGCTGCTGCTGCGCGAGGGCGCGATCTCGCCGGAGGAGCTGCGCAAGGTCGTACCCGACCTCGAGGTGGCGAATTGA
- the prmC gene encoding peptide chain release factor N(5)-glutamine methyltransferase: MNLLLAEVAQATQRLADAGVPSPRTDAEELAAFVHGVKRSQLHSVKDSDFDARYWEVIARREQREPLQHITGRAYFRYLELQVGPGVFVPRPETESVVGWAIDAVRAMDVVEPCIVDLCTGSGAIALALAQEVPRSRVHAVELSEDALVWTRKNVAGSRVDLRQGDCLTAFPDLDGQVDLVISNPPYIPLTEWEYVAPEARDYDPEMALFSGEDGLDLIRGIERTAHRLLRPGGVVVIEHADTQGGQVPWIFAEERGWADAADHPDLNNRPRFATARKALP; the protein is encoded by the coding sequence GTGAACCTGCTGCTCGCCGAGGTGGCCCAGGCCACCCAGCGGCTGGCCGACGCCGGCGTGCCCTCGCCGCGCACCGACGCGGAGGAGCTCGCCGCGTTCGTGCACGGGGTGAAGCGCAGCCAACTGCACTCCGTGAAGGACTCGGACTTCGACGCCCGGTACTGGGAGGTCATCGCCCGGCGCGAGCAGCGCGAGCCGCTGCAGCACATCACCGGGCGGGCCTACTTCCGGTACCTGGAGCTCCAGGTCGGGCCGGGCGTCTTCGTGCCCCGGCCCGAGACCGAGTCCGTGGTCGGCTGGGCCATAGACGCGGTGCGCGCCATGGACGTCGTCGAGCCGTGCATCGTCGACCTGTGCACCGGCTCCGGCGCGATCGCGCTCGCCCTCGCCCAGGAGGTGCCGCGCTCCCGCGTGCACGCTGTGGAGCTGTCCGAGGACGCCCTGGTGTGGACCCGGAAGAACGTCGCCGGGTCCAGGGTCGACCTGCGGCAGGGCGACTGCCTGACGGCCTTCCCCGACCTCGACGGGCAGGTCGACCTGGTCATCTCCAACCCGCCGTACATCCCGCTCACCGAGTGGGAGTACGTGGCTCCCGAGGCCCGCGACTACGACCCGGAGATGGCCCTGTTCTCCGGCGAGGACGGCCTGGACCTCATCCGGGGCATCGAACGCACCGCGCACCGTCTACTGCGCCCCGGCGGCGTCGTCGTGATCGAGCACGCCGACACCCAGGGCGGCCAGGTGCCGTGGATCTTCGCCGAGGAGCGGGGCTGGGCCGACGCGGCCGACCACCCCGACCTCAACAACCGGCCGCGCTTCGCCACCGCCCGCAAGGCCCTGCCGTGA
- the prfA gene encoding peptide chain release factor 1 → MFEAVDELVAEHADLEKKLADPSVHADQANARKLNKRYAELTPIVATYRSWKQTGDDIETARELAADDPDFAAEVKDLEKQREELTEKLRLLLVPRDPSDDKDVILEIKAGAGGDESALFAGDLLRMYLRYAERVGWKTEIIDATESELGGYKDVQVAVKARGQIEPGQGVWARLKYEGGVHRVQRVPATESQGRIHTSAAGVLVTPEAEEVDVEINPNDLRIDVYRSSGPGGQSVNTTDSAVRITHIPTGVVASCQNEKSQLQNKEQALRILRSRLLAMAQEEAEREAADARRSQVRTVDRSEKIRTYNFPENRISDHRVGFKAYNLDQVLDGDLDAVIQACVDADSAAKLAAA, encoded by the coding sequence ATGTTCGAGGCCGTCGACGAACTCGTCGCCGAGCACGCCGATCTGGAGAAGAAGCTCGCCGACCCGTCGGTCCACGCCGACCAGGCGAACGCGCGCAAGCTGAACAAGCGCTACGCCGAGCTGACCCCGATCGTCGCCACGTACCGCTCCTGGAAGCAGACCGGCGACGACATCGAGACCGCGCGCGAACTCGCGGCGGACGACCCGGACTTCGCCGCCGAGGTCAAGGACCTGGAGAAGCAGCGCGAGGAGCTGACCGAGAAGCTCCGCCTGCTGCTGGTCCCGCGCGACCCCAGCGACGACAAGGACGTGATCCTCGAGATCAAGGCGGGCGCGGGCGGCGACGAGTCGGCGCTGTTCGCCGGCGACCTGCTGCGCATGTACCTGCGCTACGCCGAGCGCGTGGGCTGGAAGACCGAGATCATCGACGCCACCGAGTCCGAGCTGGGCGGCTACAAGGACGTCCAGGTCGCGGTGAAGGCCCGCGGGCAGATCGAGCCCGGCCAGGGCGTGTGGGCCCGGCTGAAGTACGAGGGCGGCGTGCACCGCGTGCAGCGCGTGCCGGCCACCGAGTCGCAGGGCCGTATCCACACCTCCGCCGCCGGCGTCCTCGTGACCCCGGAGGCCGAGGAGGTCGACGTGGAGATCAACCCGAACGACCTGCGGATCGACGTCTACCGCTCCTCGGGGCCGGGCGGCCAGTCCGTGAACACCACCGACTCCGCGGTCCGCATCACGCACATCCCGACCGGCGTCGTCGCCTCCTGCCAGAACGAGAAGAGCCAGCTGCAGAACAAGGAGCAGGCGCTGCGTATCCTGCGCTCCAGGCTGCTCGCCATGGCGCAGGAGGAGGCCGAGCGGGAGGCCGCCGACGCCCGCCGCAGCCAGGTCCGCACGGTCGACCGCTCCGAGAAGATCCGCACCTACAACTTCCCGGAGAACCGCATCTCCGACCACCGCGTCGGCTTCAAGGCGTACAACCTCGACCAGGTCCTGGACGGCGACCTCGACGCGGTCATCCAGGCCTGCGTCGACGCCGACTCGGCGGCGAAGCTGGCGGCCGCGTAG
- a CDS encoding trypsin-like serine protease — protein MTSAGATTASASPTVRPATGSASLSALTDRVAGALAADKDFKNASKTKDTKSGTTASPSSSATASGTGTVSPMIIGGTTTSITSAPWMAQLWYYDDKGTSDTGDDLGFFCGGAVVAPTKILTAAHCVKGYDWHANGAIVTGTDQLPTTDSSGATDLHGGTVSGIWRQWNHPSYTAATTNDRPPADNDIAVLTLPAPVKATPIRMTTSADTASYKAGTSARVYGWGRTSSTSNDISQTLKTATLPIQSDSTCTSAYGSSVFVAGHMVCAGNPATGSDSGTTTTCNGDSGGPLIVNNRIAGVVSWGVTNCVAKGAYAVFTKVSTYVGAAYPRIDDTNLSGDHRADLFVREHSTSTGYEKDSKGTSFASRVSWGSFSGYDTILQTDLDRDGYQDFVLRRSSDGAVFWLHYVPATQSWSKKEIFSNWSTRKFTVAPGDVTGDYLPDLLSVDSSGILWIYPGKGDGSFSARVEVGSGWGQYNSLRAHGDFTGDGKADLIARQSGTSDVYLYRGTGTSGTGAFASRIKVRSGWTGYNAFDAVGDVTGDGKADFLARTSGGTLYLYPGTGKATSEIFATRISVGTGFQAYDIWG, from the coding sequence ATGACGTCCGCCGGCGCCACGACGGCCTCCGCCTCGCCGACCGTCAGGCCCGCCACCGGCTCCGCGTCGCTCTCCGCGCTGACGGACCGCGTCGCGGGCGCGCTCGCCGCCGACAAGGACTTCAAGAACGCCTCGAAGACCAAGGACACCAAGAGCGGGACGACGGCGTCGCCGTCCTCCTCCGCCACGGCGTCCGGCACCGGGACCGTCAGCCCGATGATCATCGGCGGCACCACCACGAGCATCACCTCGGCCCCGTGGATGGCCCAGCTCTGGTACTACGACGACAAGGGCACCAGCGACACCGGCGACGACCTCGGCTTCTTCTGCGGCGGTGCCGTGGTGGCGCCGACGAAGATCCTCACCGCCGCGCACTGCGTCAAGGGCTACGACTGGCACGCCAACGGCGCCATCGTGACCGGCACCGACCAGCTGCCCACCACCGACTCCTCCGGCGCCACCGACCTGCACGGCGGCACCGTCTCCGGCATCTGGCGGCAGTGGAACCACCCGTCGTACACGGCGGCGACGACGAACGACAGGCCGCCCGCCGACAACGACATCGCCGTGCTGACCCTGCCGGCGCCGGTCAAGGCCACGCCGATCCGCATGACGACGTCCGCCGACACGGCCTCGTACAAGGCCGGCACCAGCGCCAGGGTCTACGGCTGGGGCCGTACCAGCTCCACCAGCAACGACATCTCGCAGACGCTGAAGACGGCCACGCTGCCGATCCAGTCCGACAGCACCTGCACGAGCGCCTACGGCAGCTCCGTGTTCGTCGCGGGCCACATGGTGTGCGCCGGCAACCCCGCCACCGGCAGCGACAGCGGCACCACCACCACGTGCAACGGTGACTCCGGTGGCCCGCTGATCGTGAACAACCGGATCGCGGGCGTGGTCTCCTGGGGTGTCACGAACTGCGTCGCGAAGGGCGCCTACGCCGTCTTCACCAAGGTCAGCACCTACGTCGGCGCCGCCTACCCGCGCATCGACGACACCAACCTCAGCGGCGACCACAGGGCCGACCTGTTCGTGCGCGAACACTCCACGAGCACCGGCTACGAGAAGGACTCCAAGGGCACCTCGTTCGCGTCCCGGGTCTCCTGGGGCAGCTTCTCGGGCTACGACACGATCCTGCAGACGGACCTGGACCGGGACGGCTACCAGGACTTCGTGCTGCGCCGCAGCAGCGACGGGGCGGTCTTCTGGCTGCACTACGTCCCGGCCACGCAGAGCTGGAGCAAGAAGGAGATCTTCAGCAACTGGTCCACCCGGAAGTTCACCGTCGCCCCCGGTGACGTCACCGGCGACTACCTGCCCGACCTGCTCTCCGTCGACTCCTCCGGGATCCTGTGGATCTACCCCGGCAAGGGCGACGGCTCCTTCTCGGCCCGCGTCGAGGTCGGCTCCGGCTGGGGCCAGTACAACTCCCTGCGCGCCCACGGCGACTTCACCGGCGACGGCAAGGCCGACCTGATCGCCCGCCAGAGCGGCACCAGCGACGTGTACCTGTACCGGGGCACGGGCACGTCCGGCACGGGCGCCTTCGCCTCCCGGATCAAGGTGCGCAGCGGCTGGACCGGCTACAACGCCTTCGACGCCGTCGGCGACGTGACCGGCGACGGCAAGGCCGACTTCCTGGCCCGCACCTCCGGCGGCACGCTCTACCTGTACCCGGGCACCGGCAAGGCGACCAGCGAGATCTTTGCCACAAGGATCTCGGTCGGCACCGGATTCCAGGCGTACGACATCTGGGGCTGA
- the rpmE gene encoding 50S ribosomal protein L31 codes for MKRDIHPAYVETQVSCTCGASFTTRSTIESGTIRAEVCSECHPFYTGKQKILDTGGRVARFEARFGKAAAGSKK; via the coding sequence TTGAAGCGCGACATCCACCCCGCGTACGTCGAGACGCAGGTCAGCTGCACCTGCGGCGCGTCGTTCACCACCCGCAGCACCATCGAGTCCGGCACCATCCGGGCCGAGGTCTGCTCCGAGTGCCACCCGTTCTACACGGGCAAGCAGAAGATCCTCGACACCGGTGGCCGTGTGGCCCGCTTCGAGGCCCGCTTCGGCAAGGCTGCCGCCGGCTCCAAGAAGTAG
- a CDS encoding LCP family protein: MTAESTPEPAISEPGGTGPRKPGKGRRRRATGRGRRALHAAAWTAAGVVVLGGTGAGYLYFKLNGNIRSVDINQALGNDRPSKAADGSENILVLGSDTRSGGNRKLGGGTDDGSARSDTAMIVHVYRGHKKAAVVSVPRDTLIDRPACTDTKGATHPAVTGVMFNEAYSTGGAACAVKTVESLTGLRMDHYLEVDFAGFQKLIDDLGGVPVTTAKAIDDPQSHLNLKAGTHTLDGRQALGLVRTRHGVGDGSDLGRIQLQQAFVKALMTQVKHVGVFSDPKKLYDLADTATKAVTTDSDLGSVNSLIDFADGLKGIGPRHMTMITMPVRYDPSNPNRVIMQQSKAQLVWDALKNDRPIPKRATAGTATGEAKGVVNAP, encoded by the coding sequence GTGACCGCCGAGAGCACGCCGGAGCCCGCGATATCCGAGCCGGGCGGCACCGGCCCCCGCAAGCCGGGCAAGGGCCGCCGCCGCAGGGCCACCGGCAGGGGCCGCCGGGCCCTGCACGCCGCGGCGTGGACGGCCGCCGGTGTGGTCGTGCTGGGCGGTACGGGCGCCGGATACCTGTACTTCAAGCTCAACGGCAACATCCGCAGCGTCGACATCAACCAGGCCCTCGGCAACGACCGGCCCTCGAAGGCCGCGGACGGCTCCGAGAACATCCTGGTCCTCGGCTCGGACACCCGCTCCGGCGGCAACAGGAAGCTCGGCGGCGGCACCGACGACGGCAGCGCCCGCTCCGACACGGCGATGATCGTCCACGTCTACCGGGGCCACAAGAAGGCCGCCGTCGTCTCCGTCCCCCGGGACACCCTGATCGACCGGCCGGCCTGCACCGACACCAAGGGCGCCACGCACCCGGCCGTGACCGGCGTGATGTTCAACGAGGCCTACTCCACCGGTGGCGCGGCCTGCGCCGTGAAGACCGTGGAGTCCCTGACCGGCCTCCGCATGGACCACTACCTCGAGGTCGACTTCGCCGGCTTCCAGAAGCTCATCGACGACCTCGGCGGCGTCCCGGTCACCACGGCCAAGGCCATCGACGACCCGCAGAGCCACCTGAACCTCAAGGCCGGCACCCACACCCTCGACGGGCGGCAGGCCCTCGGCCTGGTCCGTACCCGGCACGGCGTCGGCGACGGCTCCGACCTGGGCCGCATCCAGCTCCAGCAGGCCTTCGTCAAGGCACTGATGACCCAGGTCAAGCACGTCGGAGTCTTCAGCGACCCGAAGAAGCTCTACGACCTCGCCGACACCGCCACCAAGGCCGTCACCACCGACTCCGACCTCGGCTCGGTCAACTCCCTGATCGACTTCGCCGACGGCCTCAAGGGCATCGGCCCCCGGCACATGACCATGATCACCATGCCGGTCCGGTACGACCCCTCCAACCCGAACCGCGTGATCATGCAGCAGTCCAAGGCCCAGCTGGTGTGGGACGCCCTGAAGAACGACCGGCCCATACCGAAGAGGGCGACGGCGGGAACGGCCACCGGTGAGGCGAAGGGCGTCGTGAACGCCCCGTAG